One part of the Hyalangium ruber genome encodes these proteins:
- a CDS encoding DEAD/DEAH box helicase: MAPQIALDFYAAQAAHPSLMPFHPVVRKWFAERLGEPSRPQVEGWPLIQAGNDVLIAAPTGSGKTLTAFLAALDGLFRQALEGTLSDRTEVLYVSPLKALGNDVQKNLLQPLEELMTLARTSGYTPQELRVQVRTGDTSASERAQMIRRPPHILITTPESLYLYLTADRARGTLRSVRTVIVDEIHALARDKRGSHFTLSMERLKTLTEVRPQLIGLSATQKPLETIAAFLTGASYQECKRVEVGHLRPWELTVEIPDAELSSLATHEMWGQVYDRLVQLTQQHRTTLIFVNTRKMAERVAHDLGERLGEGKVAAHHGSMSREIRLAAEEKLKAGQLVAMVATASLELGIDVGNVDLVVQLGSTKAISVLLQRVGRAGHYKGGISKGLLIAMTRDELMECVALLNAVREGELDAVRIPDKPMDVLAQQIVAACACEEWDERALFSIFQRAYPYRNLTWEEYQGVLETLSEGISLRRGRSGVHLHRDRVNHRLKGRRGVRITALTNGGAIPDTFTFSVTAEPEGKVVGQLDEDFAVESSPGDIFLLGSTAWRIQRVSGSTVQVEDAKGAPPTVPFWRGEAPGRTDELSLQVGKLREELLKHDNPAAFLQKELNVPGPATDALLGYLRLGQKMLGGVVPSHTTVVAERFFDEAGGMQLIIHAPFGSRINRAWGMALRKRFCRSFDFELQAAATEDGILLSLGEQHSFPLADIFDFLNPEQAEEVLVQAVLQAPIFGTRFRWNATRALALNRFSGGKRVAPNLQRARSEDLLASVFPAQVGCQDNHGGGDIELPDHPLVKQTMEDCLREAMDVDGLREVLRRIKDGRIRLEAKDVPEPSVFAHQMIHSMPYTFLDDAPAEERRVRNVALRRAMPAEDAAAFGALDAAAIAQVVEDAAPPMRDADELHDALLQLVLLRASEVPKGLEVSLFQQGRVAWLERPGGSFLVPAERGSAVRALFPEVQTQPPLPVLEGDRPMEREAAVLQIVRGYMEMLGPTTVAELARLTLLDESDVNFALHQLESTGNILRGQFRPPSLRAEGTQAELEWCDRRLLQRIHRLTVGRLRKEIEPLSAQDFMRFLFRWHHLEEVDALRGSTGLLKAVSLLQGYEAPASAWERFLLPARMKGYTADLLERACYGGEVAWGRLTVKEPKPQPGPRRGAPVPAPEPEAPRRAPQPTRNASLTFTRRENLDWMLASARPHAVLSDGGVWLPPDLSAAAKDVVAVLEQRGACFFNDLVSRARRLPAEVEDALWELVARGLVTADAVQNLRVLQSPAQRRRQKLLQRGGPGRWSLLVPSEPKPDDEVRDSLARLFLQRYGIVWRDLVMRESLAPTWRELLFVYRRMEARGEVRGGRFVSGFVGEQFALPEAVDTARAVRRQAPSGVRVQLSAVDPLNLTGVVTPGSRVPAMVGNVVTWVDGVPQGVDALADDEGEDTEGTEGTGGEAAAG, translated from the coding sequence ATGGCTCCGCAAATCGCCCTCGATTTCTACGCCGCGCAGGCGGCGCACCCCTCGTTGATGCCGTTCCATCCGGTGGTTCGGAAGTGGTTCGCCGAGCGGTTGGGCGAGCCCTCCCGGCCCCAGGTGGAGGGTTGGCCGCTCATCCAGGCCGGAAATGACGTGCTCATCGCCGCGCCCACCGGCAGCGGCAAGACGCTGACCGCGTTCCTGGCGGCCCTCGACGGGCTGTTCCGGCAGGCGCTCGAAGGCACGCTGTCGGACCGGACCGAGGTGCTCTACGTCTCGCCTCTGAAGGCGCTGGGCAACGACGTGCAGAAGAACCTCCTGCAGCCGCTGGAGGAGCTGATGACGTTGGCGCGCACGTCCGGGTACACGCCCCAGGAGCTGCGCGTGCAGGTGCGCACCGGGGACACCTCGGCCTCCGAGCGCGCGCAGATGATCCGCCGGCCGCCGCACATCCTCATCACCACGCCGGAGTCGCTCTATCTCTACCTGACGGCGGACCGTGCCCGCGGCACGCTGCGCTCGGTGCGCACCGTCATCGTGGACGAGATCCACGCCCTGGCGCGGGACAAGCGCGGCAGCCACTTCACGCTCTCCATGGAGCGGCTCAAGACGCTCACCGAGGTGCGCCCGCAGCTCATCGGCCTGTCGGCCACGCAGAAGCCGCTGGAGACCATCGCCGCCTTCCTCACCGGCGCCTCCTACCAGGAATGCAAGCGGGTGGAGGTGGGGCACCTGCGGCCGTGGGAGCTGACCGTCGAGATTCCGGACGCGGAGCTGAGTTCGCTGGCCACCCACGAGATGTGGGGCCAGGTCTACGACCGGCTGGTGCAGCTCACGCAGCAGCACCGCACCACGCTCATCTTCGTGAACACGCGGAAGATGGCCGAGCGCGTGGCGCACGACCTGGGCGAGCGGCTGGGAGAGGGCAAGGTCGCGGCGCACCACGGCAGCATGTCGCGCGAGATCCGCCTGGCGGCCGAGGAGAAGCTCAAGGCGGGGCAGCTCGTGGCGATGGTGGCCACGGCCTCGCTGGAGCTCGGCATCGACGTGGGCAACGTGGACCTGGTGGTGCAGCTGGGCAGCACGAAGGCCATCTCCGTGCTGCTGCAGCGGGTGGGTCGCGCCGGCCACTATAAAGGAGGCATCTCCAAGGGCCTGCTCATCGCCATGACGCGCGACGAGCTGATGGAGTGCGTGGCGCTGCTCAACGCGGTGCGCGAGGGCGAGCTGGACGCGGTGCGCATCCCCGACAAGCCGATGGATGTGCTGGCGCAGCAGATCGTCGCCGCGTGCGCCTGCGAGGAGTGGGACGAGCGGGCGCTGTTCTCCATCTTCCAGCGCGCCTACCCGTACCGGAACCTCACCTGGGAGGAGTACCAGGGGGTGCTGGAGACGCTCTCGGAGGGCATCTCCCTGCGGCGGGGCCGCAGCGGCGTCCACCTGCACCGGGACCGGGTGAACCACCGGCTCAAGGGCCGGCGCGGGGTGCGCATCACCGCGCTGACCAACGGGGGCGCCATCCCCGACACCTTCACCTTCTCCGTCACCGCCGAGCCCGAGGGCAAGGTGGTGGGCCAGCTCGACGAGGACTTCGCGGTGGAGTCCTCGCCGGGAGACATCTTCCTGCTGGGCTCCACGGCGTGGCGCATCCAGCGCGTGTCGGGTAGCACCGTGCAGGTGGAGGACGCCAAGGGCGCGCCGCCCACGGTGCCCTTCTGGCGCGGCGAGGCGCCGGGGCGCACGGATGAGCTGTCCCTGCAGGTGGGCAAGCTGCGCGAGGAGTTGCTGAAGCACGACAACCCGGCTGCCTTCCTGCAGAAGGAGCTGAACGTGCCCGGGCCGGCGACGGATGCGCTGCTGGGCTACCTGCGGCTGGGACAGAAGATGCTGGGTGGGGTGGTGCCCAGCCACACCACGGTGGTGGCCGAGCGCTTCTTCGATGAGGCGGGCGGCATGCAGCTCATCATCCACGCCCCGTTCGGCAGCCGCATCAACCGGGCCTGGGGCATGGCGCTGCGCAAGCGCTTCTGCCGCAGCTTCGACTTCGAGCTGCAGGCGGCGGCCACCGAGGATGGAATCCTGCTGTCGCTGGGCGAGCAGCACTCCTTCCCGCTGGCGGACATCTTCGACTTCCTCAACCCAGAGCAGGCCGAGGAGGTGCTGGTGCAGGCGGTGCTCCAGGCGCCCATCTTCGGCACGCGCTTCCGGTGGAACGCGACGCGGGCGCTGGCGCTCAACCGCTTCTCGGGCGGCAAGCGCGTGGCGCCCAACCTCCAGCGGGCCCGGAGCGAGGACCTGCTGGCCTCCGTCTTCCCGGCGCAGGTGGGCTGCCAGGACAACCACGGCGGTGGAGACATCGAGCTGCCCGACCACCCGCTGGTGAAGCAGACGATGGAGGACTGTCTGCGCGAGGCCATGGACGTGGACGGCCTGCGCGAGGTGCTGCGCCGCATCAAGGACGGGCGCATCCGCCTGGAGGCGAAGGACGTGCCGGAGCCCAGCGTCTTCGCGCACCAGATGATCCACAGCATGCCGTACACCTTCCTGGACGACGCGCCAGCGGAGGAGCGGCGGGTGCGCAACGTGGCGCTGCGGCGGGCGATGCCGGCCGAGGACGCGGCGGCCTTCGGGGCGCTGGACGCGGCGGCCATCGCCCAGGTGGTGGAGGACGCGGCGCCGCCCATGCGCGACGCGGACGAGCTGCACGATGCGCTCCTGCAGCTGGTGCTGCTGCGCGCCTCGGAGGTGCCCAAGGGCCTGGAGGTGTCGCTGTTCCAGCAGGGCCGGGTAGCGTGGCTGGAGCGGCCGGGTGGGAGCTTCCTGGTGCCGGCGGAGCGGGGCAGCGCGGTGCGGGCGCTCTTCCCGGAGGTGCAGACGCAGCCGCCGCTGCCGGTGCTGGAAGGGGACCGGCCGATGGAGCGCGAGGCGGCGGTGCTCCAGATCGTCCGTGGGTACATGGAGATGCTGGGGCCCACCACGGTGGCGGAGCTGGCGCGCCTGACGCTGCTGGATGAGTCAGACGTGAACTTCGCGCTGCACCAACTGGAGAGCACGGGCAACATCCTGCGTGGGCAGTTCCGGCCCCCCTCGCTTCGGGCAGAGGGGACCCAGGCCGAGCTCGAGTGGTGCGACCGGCGCCTGCTCCAGCGCATCCACCGGCTCACGGTGGGCCGGCTGCGCAAGGAGATCGAACCGCTGAGCGCGCAGGACTTCATGCGCTTCCTCTTCCGGTGGCACCACCTGGAGGAAGTGGACGCGCTGCGCGGCTCCACGGGTCTGCTCAAGGCCGTCTCGCTGCTGCAGGGCTACGAGGCGCCGGCCTCGGCCTGGGAGCGCTTCCTGCTGCCCGCGCGCATGAAGGGCTACACGGCGGATCTGCTGGAGCGCGCCTGCTACGGCGGCGAAGTGGCCTGGGGCCGGCTGACGGTGAAGGAGCCCAAGCCGCAGCCCGGTCCTCGCCGGGGAGCGCCGGTGCCTGCCCCGGAGCCGGAGGCCCCACGTCGCGCGCCGCAGCCCACGCGCAACGCGAGCCTCACCTTCACCCGCCGGGAGAACCTGGACTGGATGCTGGCCTCGGCACGGCCCCACGCGGTGCTCTCGGACGGAGGGGTGTGGCTGCCTCCGGACCTGTCGGCCGCGGCGAAGGACGTGGTGGCGGTGCTGGAGCAGCGCGGCGCGTGCTTCTTCAATGACCTGGTGTCGCGCGCGCGCCGGCTGCCGGCGGAGGTCGAGGACGCGCTGTGGGAGCTGGTGGCGCGGGGGCTGGTGACGGCCGACGCGGTGCAGAACCTGCGCGTGCTGCAGAGCCCGGCCCAGCGCCGGCGCCAGAAGCTGTTGCAGCGCGGCGGCCCGGGGCGCTGGAGCCTGCTGGTTCCCTCCGAGCCCAAGCCGGACGATGAAGTCAGGGACTCGCTGGCCCGGCTGTTCCTCCAGCGCTACGGCATTGTCTGGAGGGACCTGGTGATGCGCGAGTCGCTGGCGCCCACCTGGCGCGAGCTGCTGTTCGTCTACCGGCGCATGGAGGCGCGCGGCGAGGTTCGCGGCGGACGCTTCGTGTCGGGCTTCGTGGGCGAGCAGTTCGCGCTGCCGGAGGCGGTGGACACGGCGCGGGCGGTGCGACGCCAGGCGCCCTCGGGCGTACGGGTGCAGCTGTCCGCGGTGGACCCGCTCAACCTCACCGGCGTGGTGACGCCCGGCTCGCGCGTGCCCGCCATGGTGGGCAACGTCGTCACCTGGGTGGACGGAGTCCCACAAGGCGTGGACGCGCTCGCCGACGACGAGGGCGAGGACACCGAGGGCACGGAAGGCACCGGCGGCGAAGCGGCGGCGGGCTGA
- a CDS encoding response regulator, whose translation MTARASKKRILIIDDSEAIHHDFRRLLCPERKEGRKALDLMEEALFGTAPTESPPELDFEVDSALQGQEGLEKVRQAQEAGHPYDLAFLDYRMPPGWNGVETLRHLRKVAPKLPVVLCSAYSDYSWEQILEEFPETGPLTELRKPVNRDQVREVVRTFTEEGDASHT comes from the coding sequence GTGACCGCGCGCGCGAGCAAGAAGCGAATCCTCATCATCGATGACTCGGAGGCCATTCATCACGACTTCCGCCGTCTGCTCTGTCCAGAACGCAAGGAGGGCAGGAAGGCGCTAGACCTGATGGAGGAGGCGCTCTTCGGAACGGCTCCGACAGAGAGCCCCCCCGAGCTGGACTTCGAGGTGGACTCGGCCCTCCAGGGACAGGAGGGGCTCGAGAAGGTGAGGCAGGCCCAGGAAGCCGGCCACCCCTACGACCTGGCCTTCCTGGACTACCGGATGCCCCCCGGCTGGAACGGCGTGGAGACGCTGCGCCACCTGCGCAAGGTGGCCCCCAAGCTCCCCGTGGTGCTGTGCTCGGCCTACTCCGACTACTCGTGGGAGCAGATCCTCGAGGAGTTCCCGGAAACCGGGCCGCTGACCGAGCTGCGCAAGCCCGTCAACCGGGACCAGGTACGCGAGGTGGTGCGCACCTTCACCGAAGAAGGCGACGCCTCCCACACCTGA